The following proteins come from a genomic window of Triticum aestivum cultivar Chinese Spring chromosome 6A, IWGSC CS RefSeq v2.1, whole genome shotgun sequence:
- the LOC123128935 gene encoding transcriptional corepressor LEUNIG_HOMOLOG, with the protein MAQSNWEADKMLDVYIYDYLLKRNLQTTAKAFMAEGKVAADPVAIDAPGGFLFEWWSVFWDIFIARTNEKHSEVAAAYLEAQQIKAREHQQQMQMQQLQLIQQRHAQMQRTNSGHPSLNGPINGLNSDAILGPSTASVLAAKMYEERLKHPHPMDSEGSQLIDASRMALLKSAATNHTGQLVPGNPGNVSTTLQQIQARNQQTIDIKSEGNMGVAQRSMPMDPSSLYGQGIIQQKPGLGGAGLNQGVSGLPLKGWPLTGIDQLRPNIGAQMQKPFLSTQSQFQLMSPQQQQQLLAQAQVQGNLNNSTNYGDMDPRRFTTLTRGGMNGKDGQPAGTDGCISSPMQSSSPKIRADQEYLMKMQQTSSQQSQEHLQQQQQQQQNQQQQQLNQQQMQQNNRKRKQATSSGPANSTGTGNTVGPSANSPPSTPSTHTPEGLAVAGNMRHVPKNLMMYGADGTGLASSSNQMDDLEPFGDVGSLDDNVESFLSNDEGDARDIFAALKSPTEPNPPASKGFTFSEVNCWRTSNSKIVCCNFSSDGKILASAGHEKKAVLWNMETFQTQYLPEEHSLIITDVRFRPNSTQLATSSFDRTVKLWNIADPAFSQHTFTGHNYSVTSLDFHPKKTELLCSCDGNGEIRYWNVTQHSCIRVIKGGTAQIRFQPSTGQFLAAASESVVSIFDVETHTKKYTLQGHNTDVQSVCWDNTGEYLASVSQDLVKVWSVSSGECIHEVSSNGNKFHSCVFHPSYTNLLVIGGYQSLELWNMVKNQSMTVPAHDGLIASLAQSPVTGMVASASHDNSVKLWK; encoded by the exons ATGGCGCAGAGCAATTGGGAAGCGGATAAGAT gctCGATGTGTATATCTACGACTACTTGCTCAAGCGGAACCTGCAGACGACCGCCAAGGCGTTCATGGCGGAGGGCAAGGTCGCTGCTGACCCAGTTG CAATTGATGCTCCTGGGGGCTTTCTCTTTGAGTGGTGGTCTGTCTTTTGGGATATATTTATTGCAAGGACAAATGAGAAACATTCGGAGGTTGCAGCAGCTTACCTAGAG GCACAACAAATAAAAGCGAGAGAGCACCAGCAGCAGATGCAGATGCAACAATTACAACTCATCCAACAAAGGCATGCTCAAATGCAGCGAACTAATTCAGGCCACCCTTCGCTTAACGGTCCAATAAATGGCCTAAACTCCGATGCCATTCTGGGGCCATCGACAGCTAGTGTTTTAGCTGCTAAGATGTACGAAGAGCGCTTGAAGCACCCTCATCCAATGGACTCCGAAGGATCGCAGCTTATCGATGCTAGTAGGATGGCTCTTCTTAAGTCGGCTGCAACAAACCATACAGG gcaattagttcctgGAAATCCTGGAAATGTATCTACTACGCTGCAACAGATTCAGGCTCGGAATCAACAAACAATT GACATTAAGAGTGAAGGCAACATGGGTGTAGCCCAAAGATCTATGCCCATGGATCCATCTTCCTTATACGGACAGGGAATAATTCAGCAAAAACCTGGATTAGGTGGTGCAG GACTGAACCAAGGAGTGAGTGGTCTACCCTTGAAGGGCTGGCCATTAACT GGAATAGACCAACTTCGGCCAAATATAGGTGCCCAAATGCAGAAGCCATTTCTTTCAACACAGTCACAGTTCCAACTTATGTCaccacaacagcaacagcaactctTAGCACAGGCTCAAGTACAAGGGAACCTTAACAACTCAACTAATTATGGGGATATGGACCCCCGCAGATTTACGACATTGACCAGGGGTGGCATGAATGGTAAAGACGGACAACCTGCTGGGACTGATGGCTGCATTAGTTCCCCAATGCAATCAAGTTCACCAAAAATTAGAGCAGACCAAGAATATCTCATGAAG ATGCAGCAAACATCTTCTCAGCAATCACAGGAACAtcttcagcagcagcaacagcagcagcagaacCAGCAACAGCAGCAGCTAAATCAGCAGCAAATGCAACAG AACAACAGAAAAAGAAAGCAAGCTACATCGTCAGGCCCAGCAAATAGTACTGGAACAGGAAATACGGTGGGCCCTTCAGCCAACTCTCCACCGTCAACTCCATCCACACATACACCTGAAGGGCTTGCAGTAGCTGGCAATATGCGCCATGTTCCAAAAAATTTAATGATGTATGGTGCGGATGGAACTGGGCTCGCATCCTCTTCAAATCAAATG GATGATCTTGAACCTTTTGGTGATGTTGGCTCATTGGATGACAATGTTGAATCTTTCTTGTCCAATGACGAGGGAGATGCAAGGGATATTTTTGCTGCACTTAAAAGCCCAACAGAACCTAATCCACCTGCTTCAAAAG GTTTTACATTCAGTGAGGTTAACTGTTGGCGAACAAGCAACAGCAAGATAGTCTGCTGCAATTTTTCTTCTGACGGCAAGATCTTGGCAAGTGCTGGACATGAAAAAAAG GCTGTACTTTGGAATATGGAGACTTTCCAGACACAGTATTTACCAGAAGAGCATAGTCTCATTATCACTGATGTCCGTTTCAGACCTAACTCTACACAGCTGGCAACTTCATCTTTTGACAGAACAGTTAAACTATGGAACATTGCAGAT CCTGCATTCTCGCAGCATACATTCACCGGGCATAATTATAGTGTTACGTCACTAGATTTTCATCCAAAGAAGACGGAACTTTTGTGCTCTTGTGATGGCAATGGTGAAATCCGATACTGGAACGTGACTCAGCATTCCTGTATTCGTGTCATAAAG GGTGGTACTGCTCAAATTCGTTTCCAACCTAGCACCGGACAGTTTCTCGCAGCTGCTAGTGAAAGTGTTGTCTCCATATTTGATGTTGAAACACATACCAAAAAGTACACCCTGCAG GGCCATAACACAGACGTGCAGTCAGTGTGCTGGGACAACACTGGGGAGTACCTTGCGTCTGTCAGCCAGGATCTAGTTAAGGTGTGGTCAGTATCATCAGGAGAGTGCATTCATGAGGTCAGCTCAAATGGAAATAAGTTCCATTCTTGTGTGTTCCACCCAAGTTATACCAATCTCTTGGTGATTGGAGGCTACCAG TCCTTGGAGCTATGGAACATGGTAAAGAACCAAAGCATGACGGTGCCGGCTCACGATGGTCTGATTGCGTCGTTGGCACAATCACCGGTAACCGGTATGGTGGCTTCTGCGAGCCATGACAACTCCGTCAAGTTGTGGaagtaa